One part of the Halobacteria archaeon AArc-dxtr1 genome encodes these proteins:
- a CDS encoding KH domain-containing protein produces the protein MQHVKIPQDRIGVLIGEGGETMRKIEAEAEVRLDIDSENGSVAIETVGDPVLGLKGPDVVRAIGRGFPPEDALRLLDDEMMLFDLVDIDAAARNTNDMKRKKGRLIGENGRTRELMEELSGASVVIYGSTFGIIGTPPEVDAARTAAEMLLDGAPHGSVYSFLEERHNEMKHQGMQYHRFPGGES, from the coding sequence ATGCAGCACGTGAAGATTCCGCAGGACCGCATCGGCGTTCTCATCGGCGAAGGAGGCGAGACGATGCGCAAGATCGAGGCGGAAGCCGAGGTCCGTCTCGACATCGACTCCGAGAACGGGTCGGTCGCGATCGAAACCGTCGGCGACCCGGTACTCGGCCTCAAAGGCCCTGACGTCGTCCGCGCGATCGGTCGCGGCTTCCCGCCCGAAGACGCCCTCCGGCTGTTAGACGACGAAATGATGCTGTTCGACCTCGTCGATATCGACGCCGCCGCCCGGAACACAAACGACATGAAACGCAAGAAGGGACGGTTGATCGGCGAGAACGGCCGAACCCGAGAGCTGATGGAAGAGCTGTCGGGCGCTTCGGTCGTCATCTATGGCTCGACGTTCGGTATCATCGGGACGCCCCCGGAAGTCGACGCCGCCAGGACCGCAGCCGAGATGCTTCTAGACGGCGCCCCCCACGGCTCGGTCTACTCGTTCTTAGAGGAGCGACACAACGAGATGAAACACCAGGGGATGCAGTACCACCGGTTCCCCGGCGGCGAAAGCTGA
- a CDS encoding metallophosphoesterase, whose amino-acid sequence MHAGIISDTHDNVAAAERAAELFSEAGVSVVIHCGDFVAPPLLSAFDGFELHGVLGNNDGEIAGLHAAFDSLGRGSELHGRFAALEFDGLSVAVLHGESRAEVEALAAADSFDYVCFGHHHERELTEDGRTTLLNPGAHFGTVPDEHRTVAILDTRAETVRFRSVAD is encoded by the coding sequence ATGCACGCCGGCATCATTTCCGATACCCACGACAACGTCGCGGCGGCCGAGCGCGCCGCAGAGCTGTTTTCGGAGGCGGGCGTCTCCGTCGTCATCCACTGTGGCGACTTCGTCGCGCCCCCGCTGCTCTCGGCGTTCGACGGCTTCGAACTCCATGGCGTCCTCGGAAACAACGACGGCGAGATCGCGGGACTCCACGCCGCGTTCGACTCTCTTGGGCGGGGAAGCGAACTCCACGGCCGCTTTGCAGCCCTCGAGTTCGACGGCCTCTCGGTGGCTGTCCTCCACGGCGAGTCCCGCGCCGAGGTCGAGGCGCTCGCGGCCGCTGACAGCTTCGACTACGTCTGCTTCGGTCACCACCACGAGCGTGAACTAACAGAAGACGGCCGGACGACGCTACTCAATCCCGGTGCCCACTTCGGTACCGTCCCCGACGAACACCGAACTGTGGCGATCCTCGACACCCGCGCGGAGACGGTGCGATTTCGTTCAGTCGCCGACTGA
- a CDS encoding serine protein kinase RIO, whose product MDEVSEFDLVDPEEVDTLGDEWEEIDVSDTEADRIARKRDRKFEQFEERIKDADQFKVEQSVFDDATLAALYKLVQDGHVEAFGGPLSTGKEANVYQALGPDETTVAVKVYRINASNFRQMRDYLEGDPRFEGLGGKKKDVVLAWTKKELANLRRAAAAGVRVPEPIATERNVLVMEYIGGDDGRAKRLGEVHIENPQTAYEVMREYMRRLYAAGLIHGDLSEYNVVFDEDEGQLVVIDLGQAVTVHHPNSRDFLERDCRNVAAFFSRQGLETTEDDLLEFVTDPEPDPSRD is encoded by the coding sequence ATGGACGAGGTATCGGAGTTCGATCTGGTCGACCCCGAGGAGGTCGACACGCTGGGCGACGAGTGGGAAGAGATCGACGTCTCGGATACCGAGGCCGACCGGATCGCCCGCAAGCGCGACCGCAAATTCGAGCAGTTCGAAGAACGGATCAAAGACGCCGATCAGTTCAAAGTCGAGCAGTCGGTGTTCGACGACGCGACGCTCGCTGCGCTGTACAAACTCGTTCAGGACGGCCACGTCGAGGCGTTCGGCGGCCCCCTCTCGACGGGCAAGGAGGCAAACGTCTACCAGGCCCTGGGGCCGGACGAGACGACGGTCGCCGTGAAGGTCTACCGGATTAACGCCTCGAACTTCCGGCAGATGCGTGACTATCTGGAGGGGGATCCACGCTTCGAAGGGCTGGGTGGCAAAAAGAAAGACGTCGTCCTCGCGTGGACCAAAAAGGAGCTAGCGAACCTTCGGCGGGCCGCAGCGGCCGGAGTTCGGGTTCCGGAGCCGATCGCAACCGAGCGAAACGTCCTCGTAATGGAGTATATCGGCGGCGACGATGGCCGCGCAAAGCGCCTCGGCGAGGTTCACATCGAGAACCCACAGACCGCCTACGAGGTCATGCGCGAGTACATGCGCCGACTCTACGCGGCCGGTCTCATCCACGGAGACCTGAGTGAGTACAACGTCGTCTTCGACGAGGACGAGGGCCAACTCGTCGTCATCGACCTCGGACAGGCGGTCACGGTCCACCACCCCAACAGTCGGGACTTCCTGGAGCGAGACTGTCGGAACGTCGCGGCCTTCTTTTCTCGCCAGGGACTCGAGACGACCGAAGACGACCTCCTTGAGTTCGTTACGGATCCAGAGCCGGATCCGTCGCGAGACTAA
- a CDS encoding 2Fe-2S iron-sulfur cluster-binding protein, which yields MTQYDVTLEWPDGRTETVAVDPRETVLEVGLREGIRLPYDCRKGTCITCVGRVLAVGEDDTGASDVVDTVDSSAAVNAADAFDYRRQPRALTERERRDGYVLLCIAVPRADCHVQVGPMVRAEVGDSPWS from the coding sequence ATGACCCAGTATGACGTCACCCTGGAGTGGCCGGACGGCCGAACCGAGACGGTCGCGGTCGATCCGCGGGAAACGGTACTCGAGGTGGGGCTGCGAGAGGGGATCCGGTTGCCCTACGACTGTCGAAAGGGGACCTGCATCACCTGCGTCGGTCGGGTTCTCGCGGTCGGTGAGGACGATACCGGCGCGAGCGACGTGGTCGACACAGTCGACTCAAGCGCCGCAGTCAACGCCGCTGACGCATTCGACTACCGACGCCAGCCCAGAGCTCTCACGGAACGTGAGCGGAGGGACGGCTACGTCCTGTTGTGCATCGCGGTGCCACGAGCCGACTGTCACGTCCAGGTCGGTCCGATGGTTCGTGCCGAGGTCGGCGACAGTCCCTGGAGCTAG
- the ligA gene encoding NAD-dependent DNA ligase LigA has product MSLADEDADDNPYLSDPPTTFEPVDELTEAEAREQVELLREAIREHDRRYYVESDPLIADRTYDALFARLQELEDAFELTHPDSPTRSVGGEPIEAFETVEHVAPMLSIPQSGEAADVREFDERVCRELAASNEANGTELQYVCEPKFDGISVAFVYQDGRLVRAVTRGDGREGDDVTRNARTIGSVPQKLHGEYPEFLTVRGEVYMPKDAFQAHNRERIERGEEPFANPRNATAGTIRQLDPSVVAQRPLEVFFFDVLDASEVAESHREALAQFPDWGLRVTDRVEVAASIDEAIAYRDDLLDARDDLPYEIDGVVIKVDDRDAREELGQTARHDRWAFAYKFPARAEVTMIQDVAVQVGRTGRLTPVALLDPVDVGGVTVSRASLHNPAEIAEKDVGVGDTVRVQRAGDVIPYVEEVVEKGSDGHYELPATCPICESAIERDGPLAYCTGGLACDAQLRRSVEYYAGDDGLDLEGVGEQSVRQLVDAGLVSEVADLYELTEAELTALEGWGETSAENLLAEIEASREPDLADFLSALGIPHVGPATARELAREFGTFAAFRVVAEDEPEQLEGVDDVGETVAETIHDFFASEANAAAVDAVLEHVSPTEAETEHGGDELDGLTFVFTGSLEGMTRGEAQELVESHGANATGSVSGNTDYLVAGESPGTTKLEDAEENGVAILEESEFRELLTEAGLEAE; this is encoded by the coding sequence ATGTCTCTCGCCGACGAGGATGCGGACGACAATCCCTACCTCAGCGATCCGCCGACGACCTTCGAGCCGGTCGACGAACTCACGGAAGCCGAGGCTCGCGAACAGGTCGAGTTGCTCCGAGAAGCGATCCGCGAACACGACCGCCGATACTACGTCGAGAGCGATCCACTCATCGCCGATCGAACCTACGACGCGCTGTTCGCGCGCCTGCAGGAACTCGAGGACGCGTTCGAACTCACCCACCCAGACAGCCCGACCAGAAGCGTTGGCGGCGAGCCGATCGAGGCGTTCGAGACCGTCGAGCACGTCGCACCGATGCTCTCGATCCCGCAGTCGGGGGAGGCAGCGGACGTCCGAGAGTTCGATGAGCGTGTGTGTCGGGAGTTGGCGGCGAGCAACGAAGCGAACGGAACCGAGCTTCAGTACGTCTGCGAGCCAAAGTTCGACGGCATCTCGGTTGCGTTCGTCTACCAGGACGGCCGACTCGTGCGCGCTGTGACGCGCGGAGACGGTCGAGAAGGTGACGACGTCACGCGAAACGCGCGAACGATCGGCTCGGTCCCGCAGAAACTCCACGGAGAGTACCCCGAGTTCCTGACGGTCCGCGGCGAGGTCTACATGCCGAAAGACGCTTTCCAGGCGCACAACCGCGAGCGGATCGAACGAGGTGAGGAACCCTTCGCCAATCCGCGGAACGCGACCGCGGGGACGATCCGCCAGCTCGATCCGTCGGTCGTCGCACAGCGTCCACTCGAGGTCTTCTTCTTCGACGTGCTGGACGCGAGCGAGGTCGCGGAGAGCCACCGCGAGGCGTTAGCGCAGTTTCCCGACTGGGGGTTGCGGGTGACCGATCGCGTCGAGGTGGCCGCGTCGATCGACGAGGCGATCGCCTACCGGGACGACCTGCTCGACGCGCGCGACGACCTCCCCTACGAGATCGACGGCGTGGTGATCAAAGTCGACGATCGTGACGCCCGCGAGGAGCTGGGTCAGACCGCAAGACACGATCGCTGGGCGTTCGCCTACAAGTTCCCAGCCCGCGCAGAGGTGACGATGATTCAAGATGTGGCAGTACAGGTAGGTCGGACCGGCCGGCTTACGCCGGTTGCGCTGCTCGATCCGGTGGACGTCGGTGGGGTGACGGTTTCGCGGGCGAGCCTGCACAATCCCGCGGAGATCGCCGAAAAGGACGTCGGCGTCGGAGATACGGTTCGCGTCCAGCGGGCGGGTGACGTGATTCCGTACGTCGAGGAAGTGGTCGAGAAGGGAAGCGATGGCCACTACGAGCTACCGGCGACCTGCCCCATCTGTGAGAGTGCAATCGAGCGCGATGGCCCCCTCGCGTACTGTACGGGTGGACTGGCCTGTGACGCCCAGCTCCGCCGATCGGTCGAGTACTACGCGGGAGACGACGGCCTCGACCTCGAGGGAGTCGGCGAGCAGAGCGTCCGCCAGCTGGTCGACGCGGGACTCGTCTCCGAGGTGGCGGATCTCTACGAGCTGACCGAAGCGGAGCTAACTGCGCTCGAGGGGTGGGGTGAAACGAGCGCCGAAAACCTGCTCGCGGAGATCGAAGCCAGCCGGGAGCCCGATCTGGCCGACTTCCTCTCGGCGCTTGGCATTCCCCACGTCGGACCGGCGACGGCCCGCGAACTGGCCCGCGAGTTCGGGACGTTCGCGGCGTTTCGGGTGGTTGCAGAGGACGAGCCCGAGCAACTTGAGGGGGTCGACGATGTCGGCGAAACCGTCGCCGAGACGATCCACGACTTCTTCGCAAGCGAGGCCAACGCGGCGGCGGTCGACGCCGTGCTCGAACACGTCTCGCCCACGGAGGCGGAGACGGAACATGGCGGTGACGAACTCGACGGGCTGACGTTCGTCTTCACCGGCAGTCTGGAGGGAATGACGCGAGGGGAGGCCCAGGAACTCGTCGAGAGCCACGGTGCAAACGCCACGGGAAGCGTCTCGGGGAACACGGATTATCTGGTCGCTGGAGAGAGTCCGGGTACGACGAAACTCGAGGATGCCGAGGAAAACGGTGTGGCAATTCTGGAGGAGAGCGAATTTCGAGAGCTACTCACGGAAGCAGGGCTCGAGGCGGAATAA
- a CDS encoding ABC transporter permease gives MSTESDTGVASSSTAPSSINLDSVRAIAKKDFQDAIRSWTFWGLSIFFFMLLAGITGLISYFGADDLVQADATTEALVLLVSQITRLVIPLIALILGWKAIAGERESGSIKVLLSLPHSRKDVILGKLVGRSAVLSFSLVIGFVLAAVVVAVVLGGFDIGDYVALLAMSILYAVAYTSIAVSLSSLTKSTTIAGAAMFGIFVLFYIVWNAIMVALDMLMGRGTIDGVAYTQEVELPDGTTEVLQNERLPDWALFVDMVDPGNAFQNTLAFLSSTGGDELGTNYPEVWFPDGQVPFYLQDWFSFIILLLWIVVPLAIALYRFDRVDL, from the coding sequence ATGAGTACAGAATCCGACACCGGTGTCGCCTCGTCATCCACCGCGCCGAGTTCGATCAATCTGGATAGCGTTCGTGCAATCGCAAAGAAGGACTTTCAGGATGCCATTCGCTCCTGGACCTTCTGGGGGCTAAGCATCTTCTTTTTCATGCTCCTTGCCGGTATAACGGGCTTGATCTCGTATTTCGGTGCAGATGATCTCGTCCAAGCCGATGCCACTACGGAAGCGCTTGTCCTTCTCGTGAGTCAGATCACACGGCTCGTTATTCCACTGATCGCACTGATTCTCGGCTGGAAAGCGATCGCTGGCGAGCGAGAGTCTGGAAGCATCAAAGTGTTACTCTCGCTTCCTCACTCCCGAAAGGACGTTATTCTCGGTAAACTCGTCGGCCGATCGGCCGTCCTTTCGTTCTCGCTTGTCATCGGCTTCGTGCTCGCGGCCGTCGTCGTCGCCGTGGTGCTCGGCGGATTCGACATCGGTGATTACGTCGCGCTTCTCGCGATGTCGATCCTCTACGCCGTCGCGTACACGAGCATTGCTGTCTCGCTGTCTTCCCTTACGAAGTCGACGACGATCGCCGGCGCCGCGATGTTCGGCATCTTCGTCCTGTTTTACATCGTCTGGAACGCAATCATGGTGGCACTGGACATGTTGATGGGCCGAGGGACGATCGACGGCGTCGCTTACACCCAGGAAGTCGAGCTTCCAGACGGAACGACGGAGGTACTGCAAAACGAGCGGCTCCCGGATTGGGCCTTGTTCGTCGATATGGTCGATCCGGGGAATGCGTTCCAGAACACACTCGCATTCCTCAGTTCCACCGGTGGGGACGAGCTCGGCACGAACTACCCCGAGGTGTGGTTTCCGGACGGCCAAGTGCCGTTCTACCTCCAAGACTGGTTCTCCTTTATTATTCTACTGCTGTGGATCGTCGTCCCGCTCGCGATCGCGCTCTACCGATTCGACCGAGTCGACCTCTAG
- a CDS encoding ABC transporter ATP-binding protein yields the protein MTAIEATTLTKSFGDTLALDDLSFQVEEGEVFGFLGPNGAGKSTTINILLDFARPTAGDASVLGLDAQTHSREIRQRTGVLPEGAETYDRLTGRQHLEFTIDSKGVDDDPDALLERVGIADAADRKAGGYSKGMSQRLLLAMALVGEPELLILDEPSTGLDPNGAREMREIVREENARGATIFFSSHIMEQVEAVCDRVGILRDGEMVATDTVEGLRDSMSGGTILRISVDRLDDDATTAVRQLSEVGSVSTDESGPTLVVECNGSKTAVLNEIESQGLEVRDFRTEEASLDDVFQSYTTGVRA from the coding sequence ATGACCGCGATAGAGGCAACTACTCTGACCAAGTCCTTCGGGGACACGCTCGCGCTCGACGACCTCTCGTTCCAAGTCGAGGAGGGCGAGGTGTTCGGGTTTTTGGGGCCCAACGGCGCCGGCAAGTCGACGACGATCAACATTTTGCTCGACTTCGCTCGACCGACTGCCGGCGACGCGAGCGTCCTCGGACTCGACGCCCAGACGCACAGCCGGGAGATCCGTCAGCGAACCGGTGTCCTTCCGGAGGGTGCCGAAACCTACGACCGCCTCACTGGCCGTCAGCACCTCGAGTTTACGATCGACTCGAAAGGTGTCGACGACGATCCAGACGCGCTCCTCGAGCGCGTCGGTATCGCCGACGCAGCCGACCGAAAAGCCGGCGGCTACTCGAAGGGGATGTCCCAGCGACTCCTCCTCGCGATGGCGCTGGTCGGCGAGCCGGAGTTGCTCATCCTAGACGAGCCCTCGACGGGCCTCGATCCCAACGGCGCACGCGAGATGCGCGAGATCGTCCGCGAGGAGAACGCCCGCGGCGCGACCATTTTCTTCTCGAGTCACATCATGGAGCAAGTCGAGGCCGTCTGTGACCGCGTCGGCATCCTTCGGGACGGGGAGATGGTCGCGACCGATACGGTCGAAGGGCTTCGCGATTCGATGAGCGGCGGGACGATACTGCGAATCAGTGTCGACCGACTTGACGATGACGCCACCACCGCTGTCCGACAACTCTCGGAGGTGGGAAGCGTCAGTACGGACGAGAGTGGTCCCACCCTCGTCGTCGAGTGCAACGGTTCGAAGACCGCAGTTCTAAACGAAATCGAGTCACAGGGACTCGAAGTCCGTGACTTCCGGACGGAGGAAGCCTCTCTCGACGACGTCTTCCAGTCGTACACCACGGGGGTGCGTGCATGA
- a CDS encoding excinuclease ABC subunit C has product MNADAVRERARSAPQEPGVYQFRADGSTLYVGKAVDLRSRLQSYASPRSARIARMVDRAETVEIAVTDTETQALLLEANLIKRHQPRYNVRLKDDKSYPMVQLTDHEAPRIEVTRDPAESATIFGPYTSKKRVETVVKALRETYGVRGCSNHKYAGRDRPCLDYEMGLCTAPCTHEIDLDEYVADVAAVEGFLEGETGILADPLRQEMEAAAANQEFERAANLRDRLGAVRTFHEGGGEAVQSTGEERTVDVLGVAIEGESATVARLRSEDGKLVERDRHVVEVPTNEDRSQGAVREVLASFLVQYYAERDLPRALLLPEHHGDDEVSEWLEAEGVSARVPGAGREATLVELALKNARRNVGQRDECGALAEALDLDAANRIEGFDVSHAQGTAAVGSNVVFVDGSAETAAYRRKRLDDQNDDYANMRSLVAWRARRALTGRDERPDPDLLLIDGGSGQVSAACDALETEGWDVPIIGLAKAEERVVTPTREVSWASDAPQLHLCQRVRDEAHRFAVQYHQTLRDEVKTVLDDIPGVGPETRNRLLGRFGSVANVREATLEELTTVRGVGEKTAQTLQQRL; this is encoded by the coding sequence ATGAACGCCGACGCGGTTCGCGAGCGTGCCCGATCGGCACCGCAAGAGCCCGGCGTCTACCAGTTTCGGGCCGACGGGAGTACATTGTACGTGGGAAAGGCGGTCGACCTCCGAAGTCGACTACAATCGTACGCGAGCCCGCGAAGCGCGAGGATCGCCCGGATGGTCGATCGTGCCGAGACAGTCGAGATCGCGGTGACCGATACCGAGACACAGGCGCTACTTCTGGAAGCGAACCTGATCAAACGCCACCAGCCGCGGTACAACGTCCGGCTGAAAGACGACAAATCGTACCCGATGGTCCAGCTGACGGATCACGAGGCGCCACGAATCGAGGTGACGCGCGATCCCGCGGAGTCGGCGACGATTTTTGGACCGTACACGAGCAAGAAGCGAGTCGAGACGGTCGTGAAGGCGCTCCGAGAGACATACGGGGTTCGTGGGTGTTCGAACCACAAATACGCGGGACGAGATCGTCCCTGCCTCGACTACGAGATGGGACTGTGTACGGCGCCCTGTACGCATGAAATCGACCTCGACGAGTACGTGGCTGACGTCGCGGCCGTCGAAGGATTCCTCGAGGGCGAAACTGGGATTCTGGCAGATCCGCTGCGACAGGAGATGGAGGCAGCCGCAGCAAATCAGGAGTTCGAACGCGCTGCAAACCTGCGAGATCGGCTAGGGGCCGTACGCACGTTCCACGAAGGCGGTGGCGAGGCTGTCCAATCGACCGGCGAGGAACGAACGGTAGACGTGCTGGGTGTCGCAATCGAAGGCGAGAGCGCAACGGTAGCGCGACTTCGCTCGGAGGACGGCAAACTCGTCGAGCGCGATCGACACGTGGTCGAGGTACCAACCAACGAAGACAGATCTCAGGGGGCCGTTAGGGAGGTCCTTGCATCGTTTTTGGTCCAGTACTACGCCGAGCGTGATCTTCCGAGGGCGTTGTTGCTTCCCGAACACCACGGTGACGACGAAGTGTCGGAGTGGCTCGAGGCAGAGGGTGTCTCCGCGCGGGTCCCAGGTGCAGGGCGTGAGGCAACGCTCGTCGAACTCGCGCTGAAGAACGCACGCCGAAACGTCGGACAGAGAGACGAGTGTGGCGCACTCGCCGAGGCGCTCGATCTCGATGCGGCGAATCGTATCGAGGGATTCGACGTGAGCCACGCCCAGGGGACGGCGGCGGTCGGGAGCAACGTCGTCTTCGTCGACGGAAGCGCAGAGACGGCCGCTTATCGGCGAAAACGTCTCGACGATCAAAATGACGATTACGCGAACATGCGGTCGCTGGTCGCGTGGCGAGCTCGCCGAGCACTGACCGGACGCGACGAACGACCAGATCCCGACCTGCTCCTGATTGACGGCGGTTCGGGGCAGGTATCGGCCGCTTGCGACGCACTCGAAACGGAGGGATGGGACGTCCCAATCATCGGGTTAGCGAAGGCTGAAGAGCGCGTGGTGACTCCAACACGCGAGGTATCGTGGGCGTCGGATGCCCCACAGCTGCATCTATGCCAGCGGGTGCGAGATGAGGCACACCGGTTTGCCGTTCAGTACCACCAGACGCTGCGAGACGAGGTGAAAACGGTGTTAGACGACATTCCTGGGGTGGGTCCGGAAACCCGAAACCGTCTCCTCGGCCGGTTTGGAAGTGTAGCAAACGTTCGCGAGGCCACGCTCGAGGAACTCACGACTGTCCGTGGTGTCGGGGAAAAAACTGCCCAAACACTGCAACAGCGGCTATGA
- a CDS encoding ORC1-type DNA replication protein, whose amino-acid sequence MSDENSQTTGSGRDAEPDGPHGFSTDLVGSGITEEESNQGLFDDLLSGEPIFENKEVLRPSYTPHELPHRNNQINKMATILVAALRGETPSNILIYGKTGTGKTASAKFVSKELESTSSKYSVPCDVEYINCEVTDTQYRVLAQLANKFIEENERRITDRIAELESHLDEIDSLPSDAADTSDAETPLSGDLDSPHSAGSSEPSHDGEPSDRGTEGTGTPGETGADETGFEFNESATQSTTSNADESPSKDDRSANYGGSPVETEGVERAENSPDSSGSDLTHPLASTPFDSREDVEARIDELEADRDSFEEVPMTGWPTDRVYSVFFDAVDYSERVVVIMLDEIDKLVEKSGDDTLYNLSRMNSELENSRVSIIGISNDLKFTDFLDPRVKSSLGEEEIVFPPYDANQLRDILQHRSEVSFKQGALSDDVIPLCAAFAAQEHGDARRALDLLRTAGELAERSQSETVVEEHVRQAQDKIELDRVVEVVRTLPTQSKLVLFAIILLEKNGVHSINTGEVFNIYKRLCEEINADVLTQRRVTDLISELDMLGIVNAVVVSKGRYGRTKEISLSVPLEDTEAVLISDSRLSDIDDVQPFVQARFEN is encoded by the coding sequence ATGTCTGACGAAAACTCACAGACGACGGGTTCGGGTCGAGACGCTGAACCGGACGGACCACACGGGTTCTCGACAGATCTCGTCGGATCTGGTATCACAGAGGAGGAATCGAACCAAGGGTTGTTCGACGATCTACTCAGCGGCGAACCCATCTTCGAGAACAAGGAAGTCCTTAGACCGTCGTACACACCTCACGAGCTCCCCCATCGAAATAATCAGATCAACAAAATGGCGACGATCCTTGTCGCTGCACTTCGAGGTGAAACACCCTCGAATATTCTCATCTACGGGAAGACCGGGACCGGCAAGACTGCGAGTGCAAAGTTCGTCTCGAAGGAACTCGAGAGCACGTCCTCGAAGTACAGCGTCCCCTGTGACGTCGAGTACATCAACTGTGAGGTGACAGACACCCAGTACCGCGTCCTCGCTCAGCTTGCTAACAAGTTCATCGAGGAGAACGAGCGCCGAATTACGGACCGTATTGCTGAACTCGAATCGCACCTCGACGAAATTGACTCGTTACCCTCTGACGCAGCCGATACGTCCGACGCAGAGACACCTCTCTCTGGCGACCTCGATTCACCTCATTCGGCTGGTTCGTCTGAACCGTCTCACGACGGGGAACCATCGGATCGAGGCACTGAGGGTACTGGTACTCCCGGGGAAACTGGGGCCGACGAGACCGGCTTCGAATTCAACGAATCTGCAACACAATCCACTACTTCTAATGCAGACGAATCTCCTTCGAAAGACGACAGATCGGCTAATTATGGGGGCTCCCCAGTAGAAACTGAGGGGGTTGAGAGGGCAGAAAATTCTCCTGATAGCTCGGGCTCCGATCTCACACATCCGCTTGCCTCAACGCCGTTCGATTCACGCGAGGACGTTGAGGCTCGAATCGACGAACTCGAAGCCGACCGGGACTCGTTCGAGGAGGTGCCGATGACCGGGTGGCCGACCGATCGCGTCTACAGCGTCTTTTTCGACGCCGTCGACTACTCGGAGCGTGTCGTCGTTATCATGTTAGACGAGATCGACAAACTCGTCGAAAAAAGCGGTGACGATACACTGTATAACCTCTCTCGGATGAACTCCGAACTCGAGAACTCGCGGGTGTCGATCATCGGTATCTCGAACGACCTGAAGTTCACCGACTTTCTCGATCCGCGTGTCAAATCGAGCCTCGGCGAGGAGGAAATCGTCTTCCCCCCCTACGACGCGAACCAGCTACGGGACATCTTGCAACACCGGTCGGAGGTATCGTTCAAACAGGGTGCCCTCTCGGACGATGTTATTCCACTCTGTGCGGCGTTCGCCGCCCAAGAGCACGGCGACGCCCGCCGAGCGCTCGACCTCCTGCGAACAGCAGGCGAACTCGCCGAACGCTCCCAGTCCGAGACGGTTGTCGAGGAACACGTCAGACAGGCACAGGACAAGATCGAACTCGACCGCGTCGTCGAGGTCGTCCGGACGCTTCCGACACAGAGCAAACTCGTCCTCTTCGCGATCATCCTCCTCGAGAAAAACGGCGTTCACAGCATCAATACCGGCGAGGTGTTCAACATTTACAAGCGCCTCTGTGAGGAGATCAACGCCGACGTCCTCACCCAGCGACGCGTCACCGACCTCATCAGCGAACTTGACATGCTCGGCATCGTCAACGCGGTCGTCGTCTCGAAGGGCCGCTACGGCCGAACAAAGGAGATCAGCCTCTCGGTCCCCCTGGAGGACACCGAGGCCGTATTGATCTCTGACTCCCGACTCAGCGACATCGACGACGTTCAGCCGTTTGTACAGGCACGGTTCGAGAACTAA